Within Desulfobacter sp., the genomic segment TCAAACCCGTCAAAACTGCCCTCTTTTCCCTTGAATTCCATTTTTTTGGCCAGGGATGCCATCTCTTCAAATCCCAGGTTCCCGGCCGCCCCCTTAATGGAATGGGCAGCGGCAGCAGCATCTTCCGGGGAATTTCCCTTCATGCTGCTGTGTATTTTTTCCATGTCCGCCTTGGTGGTGGTATAAAACAATTGCGCCAGTTCCAGAAAATCTTCCATATCGATGCCCAGCCGTGATGCCAGTGCTTCAAAATCCATGGAGGCTCCTTAAAAGTTGAAGAGAAATGAAATCGTAACTGGAAAAGTATAAAAAAAAAGGCATCCATTGTAAACCTTGGTTTGACAAATCATGGATCAATGCCATATTTACCCAAAGAGGCGAAAAACAGAATCATAAAGGAAGATACATGGCACCGTGCCAAAAGCACCCCTCCCGTGAGACCCCATACCGCTGTGCGAAATACAATGTCTACCAGTGCAGGGAATGCCTGAAATGCAAGGACCCCAAACTCTATTGTAAACACAGGCCCTCCTGCGCCATTTATATGATTACCGAACGGGGACTGGATCCCGATGCCTGACAGACAGTCCCTCTAACTTACATTAACCCACCAGACCTAAAAGCAAACCATGAAAAAAGACAGCCACCAGTTTATCCAGGAATACAAGGGCCTGGCCGCCTTCGGCATGGGCCGGGACACCGACGAGGAAACCATTATGTTCTACCTGCAGAAATTCAGTGAAGACACCTTCATGAAAGCCTTTCTGCCCAGACTCAGCGACACGGAGCTGGAAGAGATATATCTCTGGGTAAACAATTTTTTGAAAAAACATATCTCCGAGGATGAATACCACGGGCTTTTCCTAAAAGACCGTTAGCGCACTTTAGGATTAACAGCAGGGCAGCCAGTGTCGCCATGAGTTATTCTTGGTCAGTATATTCCCCGCGCCATTCAACATCCTTGACAAGGCCAGCAGTTTAACATATCTCCGGATTTATACTTGGGTAATCCCTAAATTCAATTTAAAGGAGAAAACGAATGAATGCGAAAAAGCTGATGTTTGGTTTAATGGCCGCCCTAATGGTAATGTTTTTTATGACAGCGGCCCAGGCCGGTACAAAAAAGGACCTGATGATGGCCACCACCACCAGCACCGACAACACGGGCCTGCTGGATTACCTCATGCCCTATTTTGAAAAAGATACCGGCATTACCATCGAATGGACCGCCACCGGCACCGGCAAGGCGCTGAAACTGGGCAAGGGCTGCGATGTGGATGTGCTTTTGGTCCATGCACCGCCCGCAGAAAAAAAATACATTGCCGACGGATTCGGCAAGGACCGCCGGGAAATCATGTACAATGACTTTGTGATCATCGGCCCCAAAGCCGACCCTGCCGGCATCAAAGGCAAAAATATCTCCGACGCACTTGCTGCGGTTAAATCAAAAGAGGCGCTTTTCATGAGCCGCGGTGACGACTCCGGCACCAATAAAAAAGAAAAGCTCCTCTGGAAAAACGCAGGCATCCCCCTTCCCGATAAAGAGGCCTGGTATGTCCAGACCGGACAGGGCATGCTGGCCACCATCAACGTGGCCCAGGAAAGAAAAGGCTACACCATGACTGACCGGGGGACCTACATCAAATACCAGGACCAGCAGGGCGGGAATGCCCCCCTTACCGTTCTGGTGGAAGGGGATGACATCCTACTGAACCAGTACGCGGTGCTGACCCTGAACCCCAAGAACTGCCCCAACGCAAAATACGAACTGGCAGTAAAATTCTCCGACTGGATGGCCTCGGATGCTGCCCAGAAAAAAATCGCTGAATTCAGGCTCCTGGGTAAAAAGCTGTTTATCCCCAATGCCAAATAAGACACAGCCTTAATGGAGTTTCTTGCTTCAGGCTTTTTTAAAGCCATTGAACTGCTGATCAGGGGAGATGCCTCCACCTGGTCGGCAGTTTCCGCCACGGTCCAGGCCTCCACCTGGTCCATGGCTGTCAGCCTGCTGGCCGGCCTGCCCTGCGGGTTCTGCCTGGGCTATTTTGATTTCAGATTCAAACGCCAGGTCAGAACCCTGGTGGACACCCTTTTGGCCCTGCCCACTGTCTGCGTGGGCCTTCTGGTATATGCCTTTATTTCATCCCGGGGCCCCCTGGGACAATTCGGCCTGCTCTTCACTCTGCCCGGCATTGCTGCCGGTCAGGCCATCCTGGCATTTCCTATTGTTACGGCCATCACGGCCTCCATCATCGAAAACATAGACGAGGACCTGAAACTGACCCTGGTCTCCCTGGGCGCCGGCAAAAAAGACATCGTCCTCACCTGTCTGTGGGAGGTGCGGTACGGCATCCTGGCGGCGGCGGTGACAGCCTACGGCCGGGTACTTACCGAGGTGGGGATATCCATGATGGTGGGGGGAAATATTAAATACCATACCCGGACCATTACCACGGCCATCGCCCTTGAAACCAACAAGGGGATGTTCGCCGACGGCATCGCCCTGGGAATCGTTCTCATGGCAATTGCCTTCGGGGTCAACCTCAGCCTCTCTTTTTTAAGGAAACGATAATGGCCGCCCCCCTTTACCAACTCACCGGTGTCAGCCATTTTTACGGCCATAAAAAAGTGCTGGAAATCGACCGTTTGGATATCCCCCAGGGGGCGATTCTGGGCCTCTCAGGCCCCAACGGCAGCGGCAAAAGCACTCTGCTCAAGCTGCTCGCCTTTGCCATGTCCCCCACCCAGGGCCAAATCTATTTTAAGGGAAGACCGGAACACCCCATGTCCCCCCGGGTCAGGTCGAGGGTCAGTCTTTTGACCCAGCGGCCCTACCTGCTCAAGCGGACGGTGCTGGACAACGTCGTTTACGGCCTTAAGATAAGGAAGGATAAAAAAGAGCTTCACCGGCGGGCGGCAGAGGCCCTGGATGCCGTGGGCCTGAACTTCGGCGAATTCAAGGACAGGGCATGGCACCAGCTCTCCGGGGGCGAAGCCCAGCGGGTGGCCATGGCCGCCCGGCTCATCCTCCACCCCAGGGCCCTTCTGCTGGACGAACCCGTGGCCAGTGTGGACACCCAGAGCGCAGGGCTCATCCGCAGGGCATCGCTTGCGGCCCGGGATGCCTGGGGATGCACCCTGATCATCGTCAGCCATGATTTAATCTGGCTCAACGAGTGCAGCGACACCCGGATTTCCATGCACAAGGGACGGATTTTCTCCACCCAAAAAGAGAGCATTATCCCGCCGCCCTATACAAAGAAATCGGGCCAAACCCTTAAGCTGACGGAGAACGACGGGTATATCATCCTGCCGCCGCCCACCGGGGACACGGCCGTCATCCCCCAAGACAGCATCCGTATCGCTGGGACCGGTGACCCGGGAGGGGATGATAACAACCGGGTCAATGCCCGGATTATTGAAATGATCCTGGATAAAAGAAACGGCAACATCCTGACCTCATTTTCAATGAATGGATTTTCCATCACCCTGAGCCTGGACAGGGACCAGGTAGCCCGGCGTTCTCTTCAGCCGGGAAAGGAGGTGGTGCTTACCTTTAATTCTTCGGATATCAACTGGCGGTAACCCTGTTGCGCCTCAGGGCTTTAGTACCAGAAAGTACAATTGCCCGGGTGCGGTCATATGCCCGGCAGTGTAAGCCGCCCACTCGCCGTTCCCGCAAAAAATATCCACCCGGCCGGGCCCCTTGATGGCGCCGCCCGTATCCTGGTTCAGTACAAAAAAAGAGGCTTTTTCCCAGCCCTCTTTGGGCTGTCCGGTATACTCAGGCAGGGCCGCGTCTACAAATGCCAGGCCGCCCCTGGGAAAGACCTTCACATCCGTGGCAATGGACCGCAGGGGGGTCACGGTCACCCCGATGTTGCCGTAGGGGCCGCCCCTGCCGTTTTTAAAGAACACAAAGCTCTCGTTATAATGAAGGACCTCATCCATGCGGTCGGGATTTGCCTCCAGCCACTGGCGGATGGCCTGCATGGACATCTTTTCCCGGGGCACTTCGCCCTTGTCAATGAGGTATTTGCCCACGGACCTGTAAGCATTTCCGTTGGTCCCGGCATAGTGGATGCGCATGATCTCACCGGTATCCAGGGCCACCCGGCCCGACCCCTGGATTTCAAGGAAAAACCGGTCCACCCGGCTGGCCAGCCAGACCAGGGGCTCGGCCCGGTCATGAAAGCCCTGCATATTGTTGATCTCTTTTCTGGCATAGTAGGGTAGAATCCGGCCGGCGTCAGCATCCACCCTTGCCATGAGGCGCTTATGCCCCTTGTATTTTTCGGAAAACTTCGACAGGTCAATCTGGAACAGATCATTCGGCACGGAATAAACCGGATAGGCAAACGCCCCCCCCCGGGTGAGGCTCCCCCGGTAGGTGGGCTCAAAATACCCGGTGAACAGTACCTCGCCGTCGGTGTTGCCCACACTTTTATAGACATGGTAACGGTCCCGGATAAACCGGGAAAGTTCAGCAGGCGAAGGCCGATTCCCCATAAAGGCCTGGAAGGTCTCAAGGGAGCGGATCATATGCGCGGCATCGTACCGGTCCTTCCCGTAGACAAAGACCCGGGTTGCCGGCACCCGGGTAAAATAAACCAGGCTCTGGAGGATCGAAGCTTCAAGGTCTTTAAATCCCAGGGTGTCCCTGAATTCTGGGACATCCCCCTTTGACAGCCGCTCCATGGGAAGCCGGGAAGGATCTTCGGCCGGACGCTTGTCACCGCACCCGCAGATTAAAATCACTGCAGCAATGGCAAGCGCCGCCATCATCCCCTTATTCATCACTTTGATTTTCCTCCAGGCGTCTTGCCACCGCCTTCTCCTCGTCAATATCCGCCAGGTCCGGCAGCGGCGTCCTTGAAACGGAAAGACGGTCCAGTTTCCGGGCCGAGGCCATCACCCGTGTCTCCATGGCTCCCACGGTCCGGTTGAATGTGGCGGCGGTTTTTTCAATGTCCTTGCCCAGGCGGTTCATATGTCCGGCCATGGTGGAAAGGCGGGTAAACAACTCCCCTCCAAGGTTCCGTATTTCCTCGGCATTTTCATACCCCTTTTGCTGTACCCAGGAATAGGAGACCGTTTTGAGCAGGGCGATCAGGGTGGTAGGGGTGGCCAGGACCACTCCCTGGTCAATGCCCTTGTCAATGAGGTCCGGGCGGGCGGACAGGGCCGCTGAAAAAAAGTTTTCCCCGGGAATAAACAGCACCACAAACTCGGGGCTGGGACTGAAAGCCCCCGTATATCTTTTAGATGAAAGCTGGGCCACATGGGCCAGCACCTGGCTTGCGTGGGTGGCCAGGCGGTCTTTCTGCTCCTGGGGATCTTCGGTTTCCAGGGCATCCAGATAGGCCATCAGCGGCACCTTGGCATCCACCACGATATTCCGGTTCCCGGGCAGGCGGACCAGCATGTCCGGCCGCAGTGCCCCTTTGCCTGCGCCCGATGCCGCCTGCTCAAAGAAATCGCAGTGTTCGGCCATGCCTGACAGCTCCGCCGCCCGTTTCAGGGTAATCTCCCCCCATCGCCCCCGGACATGGGGCACCCGCAATGCCTTGACCAGATTGCCGGTCTCCCTGTGGAGCAGGTGCTGGGTCTGGGCCATTTCCGAAAGATGCCGGCTGATGGCCCCGTAGGCCCGCTCCCGGTCCTTTTCCATGAGTCCCAGGCGCTGTTCGTATTTATCCAGGACCCGGTGGACCGGGTCCACGGCCTGGCGGATCTCATCCCCTTTGGCCCTGAAATCCTGCCGGGCCTCCCTGACATACCCGCTGAAATGGGACTGGGCCAGGTCCATGAAGGCCCTGGAATTTTCATATAATGCCTGGCTGGATAAATCCTTTAGCCGCCCGGAAAAAAACAGCACCCCGGACCGGGCCAGGGCCAGGCAGACCAACACGCCCAACATAAACCCCGCTGCAAGGAATGCGAGCTGGTCCAGGGTAATCAGGGCCTGCAATTGATTCATTTTGCCCTGTCCGAAATATAGGTGCCGCTCTTGCCTCCGGATTTGGTGGCCAGATGGATGTCGGAAATCTCCATGGCCTTGTCATAGGCCTTGCACATGTCATAAATGGTCAGGGCGGCCACGGATACGGCAGTCAGGGCCTCCATTTCCACCCCGGTCTTTTCCGTCAGCGACACCTCGGCCTCAATGTGGATTTTATGGGTTTCCTTATCCGGCGTGAAATCCACCCGGGCATGGGTGATATTTATGGGATGGCACATGGGAATCAGATCCCAGGTTCTCTTGGCCGCCATGATCCCGGCGATCCGGGCTGTCTCAAGGACATTGCCCTTTTTCACCCGCTCATCCAGAATGGACGCCAGGGTCTGTTCAGACATGGCAATGGATCCGCGGGCCACGGCAACGCGCTTGGTGGGGGCCTTCCCCCCCACATCCACCATCCGGACCCGGCCCTGGTCGTCCAGGTGGGTAAACTCTTTTTTTGTCATAATCTCTCCGGGTATCAGGCAAAGACCTGGGTCTTGGATGTGGCCTCGGCCTTAATCCGGTTCAGGGTAGTGGTAAGGGTCTCAAGTACATTTTCCCGTATATCCCCGGCCACGGCCAGGAACATGACATCGTCCCCCACCGTCAGGGGCCTGTCCGCATTAATATGCACCTTGACATCCACGATGCCGGGCACGGCCCTGGCTTCGGCCAGAATTTCCTCCAGCTTCCCGCCGTCCACCTTCACCTCAAGACCGGTGACCTCCCGGCCGTCCCTGGCGGTGGCCCGGACAATCCCGTTATGGTACAGCACCATCCCGGCCTTGGAAATCTCCGGATGATTTTTCATTGCATTGATCATTGCAGGCAAATCCATATTCTCTCTCCTATTCTTTCACCCCACGGGCCCTGCCCGTCATCCTTTATTACCGGCCATCGCCCTTGCGACAGCCAGGTCTTCCGGGGTGTTAACGTTAAATTTGAACCGCATCTGCGGATCAAGTTTTTCAAGTGCTTCCGGCGCAATCTCTCTTACCTTCTTGGCCTTGAAAAACCGCTTGATCATAAAGATATTGTCTGCCAGACTTTTTTCAATCCTGGGGATGCAGGATTTGTTATAGAAAGCGGACAAAGGTTCCAGACCTTCCCGGGTTCTGGGAATGACAATCTCCTTTCCTTTCGCCCTGGCCCCCCAGAGGTGGCGGATAATTTTCTCATTGGCAAAGGGCACATCGCAGGCAGTGGCATAGATCCAGGGATTGGAGGCGTAAAACAGCCCGGCATGAAGGCCGGCCAGGGCGCACCGGGCAGGGATGATATCCCTCACGACCATGGCGTCGGCTCCGGCAAAGGCGCCGGGATCGTTGACCACCAGGATCACTTCATCAAAGAGCGTCTCAAAGAGGGCGGAGAGCTTCTCCAGCATGGAGGCCTCCCCCACCCGGTAAAAGGTTTTCTTCTTTCCGGGCAGGCGGCTGTTTGTCCCGCCTGCCAGAATGACACCGGTACATTCAATTTTTTTCAAGGTGTTCTCTTCCGCAGTTGTCCGAATCATCCCCGGCAGTCCCGGGGTAAAAATATCCTCTGATGATTATAGGAAGTTGAACCGAAAATCAAGGATTGATGGCGCCGGCAAAAGATGATAGAGAAATTTATCAGTGGAATCAAATAGAAAAAAGGGTAACCATGACTAAGAAGAAAAACATCCTGAACGACCAGGATTTCAAACGGATCATCACCCGGATCGCCTATGAAATTATCGAGACCCATAAAGGGGTGCAGAACCTGGCCCTGGTGGGCATCCAGACCCGGGGAGATTATCTGGCCAAACGCCTGGCCGATCAGATCCGGGACATCGAAGGCAGCGACCTTCCCGTGGGCTCAATGGACATCAACATGTACCGGGACGACTGGACCAAAATCAGCCACCAGCCCACGGTGCGCCCCTCAAAAATCCCCTTTTCCGTGGATGACAAAAATATCATCCTGGTGGACGACGTTCTCTACACCGGCAGGACCATCCGGGCGGCCATGGAATCCCTGATGGATTTCGGCCGGCCCGCCCGCATCGAACTGGCCATCCTGGTGGACCGGGGACACAGGGAACTGCCCATCCAGGGCGATTACAAAGGCATCAGTGTCGATACCGACACCACGGACATGATCCATGTCCATGTCAAGGAACACGACGGCGACGATTGTGTATACAAGGAACTGGTTTAACAGGATGAGAGGTAAATGAGCACCCTACTGCATAAAAAATCCGGGCCCCGGGAACTGAAGATCGCCGTAATATCGGTGTCCACCACCCGGAAACTGGAAGAGGACAAAAGCGGATCATGGATCAAAAAACAGGCAAAAAAAGAAGGGCACGAGGTGGTGATCCACCAGGTGGTCACCGACGACATCACCGCCATCACTGAATTGCTCACCCATGTGGTGGACCGGGTCTGTCCCCATGCCGTGATCATGACCGGCGGCACAGGCCTGAGCCCCAAGGATGTCACCATAGAAGCGGTCCGCCCCATGTTTGACAAGGAACTGACCTCCTTCGGGCCGGTGTTTGCCCAGCTCAGCTTTGAAGAGATTGATTCCGCCGCCATCATGTCCCGGGCCACCGCAGGCATTGTCGGACAGACCGTGATTTTCTGCATGCCCGGCAGCATCAAAGCCTGTAAACTGGCATGTAATGCATTGATATTCCCCGAACTGACCCACATCCTCAAACATATAAAGGAATAACACCATGAGCGAACTGACAACCTTCATCGAAGAGTGGAAAGACAACGAGACAAAAACCCGCCAGGCCTTTGTTGAACTGGTGGAACACCTGGAGGCCATGGCCGATACCACCCTGGACTTCAACGCCCGCCCCGGCGTCACCTATTCCCTGCGCCCCCGCCATGCCGCCCAGGACAAACGGCCGCTTTTCGGCATGGTGGACGTCATTGACGACGATCCCAATGAAAGATGGCTCTCGGTCTGCTTTTACGGAGAAATGATCACGGACCCGGACGAAGCAGGTGACATGGTCC encodes:
- a CDS encoding Hpt domain-containing protein encodes the protein MDFEALASRLGIDMEDFLELAQLFYTTTKADMEKIHSSMKGNSPEDAAAAAHSIKGAAGNLGFEEMASLAKKMEFKGKEGSFDGFEGWMDEMDRLLDRLKEEI
- a CDS encoding cytoplasmic protein, which translates into the protein MKKDSHQFIQEYKGLAAFGMGRDTDEETIMFYLQKFSEDTFMKAFLPRLSDTELEEIYLWVNNFLKKHISEDEYHGLFLKDR
- a CDS encoding substrate-binding domain-containing protein, with amino-acid sequence MNAKKLMFGLMAALMVMFFMTAAQAGTKKDLMMATTTSTDNTGLLDYLMPYFEKDTGITIEWTATGTGKALKLGKGCDVDVLLVHAPPAEKKYIADGFGKDRREIMYNDFVIIGPKADPAGIKGKNISDALAAVKSKEALFMSRGDDSGTNKKEKLLWKNAGIPLPDKEAWYVQTGQGMLATINVAQERKGYTMTDRGTYIKYQDQQGGNAPLTVLVEGDDILLNQYAVLTLNPKNCPNAKYELAVKFSDWMASDAAQKKIAEFRLLGKKLFIPNAK
- a CDS encoding ABC transporter permease encodes the protein MEFLASGFFKAIELLIRGDASTWSAVSATVQASTWSMAVSLLAGLPCGFCLGYFDFRFKRQVRTLVDTLLALPTVCVGLLVYAFISSRGPLGQFGLLFTLPGIAAGQAILAFPIVTAITASIIENIDEDLKLTLVSLGAGKKDIVLTCLWEVRYGILAAAVTAYGRVLTEVGISMMVGGNIKYHTRTITTAIALETNKGMFADGIALGIVLMAIAFGVNLSLSFLRKR
- a CDS encoding energy-coupling factor ABC transporter ATP-binding protein, with the protein product MAAPLYQLTGVSHFYGHKKVLEIDRLDIPQGAILGLSGPNGSGKSTLLKLLAFAMSPTQGQIYFKGRPEHPMSPRVRSRVSLLTQRPYLLKRTVLDNVVYGLKIRKDKKELHRRAAEALDAVGLNFGEFKDRAWHQLSGGEAQRVAMAARLILHPRALLLDEPVASVDTQSAGLIRRASLAARDAWGCTLIIVSHDLIWLNECSDTRISMHKGRIFSTQKESIIPPPYTKKSGQTLKLTENDGYIILPPPTGDTAVIPQDSIRIAGTGDPGGDDNNRVNARIIEMILDKRNGNILTSFSMNGFSITLSLDRDQVARRSLQPGKEVVLTFNSSDINWR
- a CDS encoding MltA domain-containing protein, with the protein product MAALAIAAVILICGCGDKRPAEDPSRLPMERLSKGDVPEFRDTLGFKDLEASILQSLVYFTRVPATRVFVYGKDRYDAAHMIRSLETFQAFMGNRPSPAELSRFIRDRYHVYKSVGNTDGEVLFTGYFEPTYRGSLTRGGAFAYPVYSVPNDLFQIDLSKFSEKYKGHKRLMARVDADAGRILPYYARKEINNMQGFHDRAEPLVWLASRVDRFFLEIQGSGRVALDTGEIMRIHYAGTNGNAYRSVGKYLIDKGEVPREKMSMQAIRQWLEANPDRMDEVLHYNESFVFFKNGRGGPYGNIGVTVTPLRSIATDVKVFPRGGLAFVDAALPEYTGQPKEGWEKASFFVLNQDTGGAIKGPGRVDIFCGNGEWAAYTAGHMTAPGQLYFLVLKP
- a CDS encoding DNA recombination protein RmuC; the protein is MNQLQALITLDQLAFLAAGFMLGVLVCLALARSGVLFFSGRLKDLSSQALYENSRAFMDLAQSHFSGYVREARQDFRAKGDEIRQAVDPVHRVLDKYEQRLGLMEKDRERAYGAISRHLSEMAQTQHLLHRETGNLVKALRVPHVRGRWGEITLKRAAELSGMAEHCDFFEQAASGAGKGALRPDMLVRLPGNRNIVVDAKVPLMAYLDALETEDPQEQKDRLATHASQVLAHVAQLSSKRYTGAFSPSPEFVVLFIPGENFFSAALSARPDLIDKGIDQGVVLATPTTLIALLKTVSYSWVQQKGYENAEEIRNLGGELFTRLSTMAGHMNRLGKDIEKTAATFNRTVGAMETRVMASARKLDRLSVSRTPLPDLADIDEEKAVARRLEENQSDE
- the moaC gene encoding cyclic pyranopterin monophosphate synthase MoaC; the encoded protein is MTKKEFTHLDDQGRVRMVDVGGKAPTKRVAVARGSIAMSEQTLASILDERVKKGNVLETARIAGIMAAKRTWDLIPMCHPINITHARVDFTPDKETHKIHIEAEVSLTEKTGVEMEALTAVSVAALTIYDMCKAYDKAMEISDIHLATKSGGKSGTYISDRAK
- a CDS encoding molybdenum cofactor biosynthesis protein MoaE encodes the protein MDLPAMINAMKNHPEISKAGMVLYHNGIVRATARDGREVTGLEVKVDGGKLEEILAEARAVPGIVDVKVHINADRPLTVGDDVMFLAVAGDIRENVLETLTTTLNRIKAEATSKTQVFA
- a CDS encoding molybdenum cofactor guanylyltransferase, which codes for MIRTTAEENTLKKIECTGVILAGGTNSRLPGKKKTFYRVGEASMLEKLSALFETLFDEVILVVNDPGAFAGADAMVVRDIIPARCALAGLHAGLFYASNPWIYATACDVPFANEKIIRHLWGARAKGKEIVIPRTREGLEPLSAFYNKSCIPRIEKSLADNIFMIKRFFKAKKVREIAPEALEKLDPQMRFKFNVNTPEDLAVARAMAGNKG
- the pyrR gene encoding bifunctional pyr operon transcriptional regulator/uracil phosphoribosyltransferase PyrR, whose protein sequence is MTKKKNILNDQDFKRIITRIAYEIIETHKGVQNLALVGIQTRGDYLAKRLADQIRDIEGSDLPVGSMDINMYRDDWTKISHQPTVRPSKIPFSVDDKNIILVDDVLYTGRTIRAAMESLMDFGRPARIELAILVDRGHRELPIQGDYKGISVDTDTTDMIHVHVKEHDGDDCVYKELV
- a CDS encoding molybdenum cofactor biosynthesis protein MoaB, with the translated sequence MSTLLHKKSGPRELKIAVISVSTTRKLEEDKSGSWIKKQAKKEGHEVVIHQVVTDDITAITELLTHVVDRVCPHAVIMTGGTGLSPKDVTIEAVRPMFDKELTSFGPVFAQLSFEEIDSAAIMSRATAGIVGQTVIFCMPGSIKACKLACNALIFPELTHILKHIKE